In a genomic window of Glycine max cultivar Williams 82 chromosome 13, Glycine_max_v4.0, whole genome shotgun sequence:
- the LOC100797841 gene encoding uncharacterized protein isoform X2: MRNHIFFLFVLIALAPTFSLHLQSHAAPAGPLIKHISSLIKWTRSTSKTPHSDGNVLQFENGYVVETVVEGNEIGVVPYRIRVSEEDGELFAVDAINSNIVRITPPLSQYSRGRLVAGSFQGYTGHVDGKPSDARFNHPKGITVDDKGNVYVADTQNLAIRKIGDAGVTTIAGGKSNVAGYRDGPSEDAKFSNDFDVVYVRPTCSLLVIDRGNAALRQISLDQEDCDYQSNSISSTDILTVVGAVIVGYATCMLQQGFGSSFFSKTQPSQKQFKGLASNEKHMPILESSKEEPGWPSFGQLIVDLSKLSLEALASTFIQFIPSHFRPSNSKRGLTPLKDRLVMPEDDVPPPLVNRQNAQGHTPLTENRMASQVHTPLTENRMASQVHTPTIAEKYSEMKPPKIKSSSFKDPSMSSKHRSSRRPEYAEFYGSSEIPPYTKSKSQKERPRHRQREKSGEVVMGAVGAEAKPVETRAVDHNNPKFDHYSMRTKYASEETFRFNSQ; the protein is encoded by the exons ATGAGAAATcacattttcttcttattcGTTCTCATTGCACTTGCCCCCACTTTCTCTCTCCACTTGCAATCTCACGCCGCTCCTGCAG GGCCGTTGATTAAGCATATTTCTTCACTCATCAAATGGACAAGGTCTACCTCCAAGACACCACACTCAG atgGGAATGTTCTTCAATTTGAAAATGGTTACGTGGTGGAGACTGTTGTGGAAGGAAACGAGATTGGGGTTGTCCCTTACAGGATCCGCGTCTCTGAGGAGGATGGTGAACTCTTTGCTGTTGATGCAATTAACAGCAACATTGTTCGGATAACTCCACCGCTGTCCCAAT ATAGTAGAGGAAGATTGGTGGCTGGGTCATTTCAGGGATACACTGGCCATGTGGATGGAAAACCAAGTGATGCTCGTTTCAATCATCCCAAAGGCATAACTGTGGATGATAAGGGGAATGTTTATGTTGCTGATACTCAGAATCTGGCCATCAGAAAGATTGGAGATGCTG gtGTGACAACCATTGCTGGAGGAAAGTCAAATGTTGCAGGCTACAGGGATGGGCCTAGTGAGGATGCTAAATTCTCAAATGATTTCGATGTGGTATATGTTCGGCCCACCTGTTCCTTGTTGGTCATTGATAGAGGAAATGCTGCTCTTCGACAAATCTCTCTTGACCAGGAGGACTGTGATTATCAGTCTAATTCAATTTCCAGTACAG ATATACTTACAGTTGTTGGTGCTGTTATAGTAGGATATGCTACATGTATGCTTCAGCAGGGATTTGGATCctcttttttctcaaaaacg CAACCATCACAAAAACAGTTCAAAGGGTTAGCAAGCAATGAGAAACACATGCCAATCCTGGAGAGCAGTAAAGAGGAGCCGGGATGGCCGTCTTTCGGACAGCTCATTGTTGATCTTTCTAAGCTTTCCCTTGAAGCATTAGCTAGCACATTCATTCAATTCATACCCTCACATTTCAGACCTAGCAACTCCAAGAGAGGCCTAACACCACTGAAAGATCGTCTTGTGATGCCTGAAGATGATGTGCCGCCTCCATTGGTCAACAGGCAAAATGCTCAAGGACATACTCCTCTTACCGAAAATAGGATGGCATCACAGGTCCATACTCCTCTTACCGAAAATCGGATGGCGTCACAGGTCCATACTCCAACCATAGCTGAGAAATATTCAGAAATGAAGCCCCCAAAGATAAAATCAAGCAGTTTCAAGGACCCCTCTATGTCAAGCAAGCACCGGTCGTCAAGACGACCTGAGTATGCTGAATTCTATGGTTCTTCTGAGATTCCTCCGTACACCAAATCTAAGAGCCAGAAAGAAAGGCCAAGACACAGACAACGAGAAAAGAGTGGAGAAGTCGTTATGGGGGCAGTTGGAGCTGAGGCTAAACCAGTTGAGACAAGGGCTGTTGATCATAATAATCCAAAGTTTGACCATTACAGTATGAGAACTAAGTATGCATCTGAGGAGACCTTCCGATTCAACTCTCAGTAA
- the LOC100797841 gene encoding uncharacterized protein isoform X1, producing the protein MRNHIFFLFVLIALAPTFSLHLQSHAAPAGPLIKHISSLIKWTRSTSKTPHSDGNVLQFENGYVVETVVEGNEIGVVPYRIRVSEEDGELFAVDAINSNIVRITPPLSQYSRGRLVAGSFQGYTGHVDGKPSDARFNHPKGITVDDKGNVYVADTQNLAIRKIGDAGVTTIAGGKSNVAGYRDGPSEDAKFSNDFDVVYVRPTCSLLVIDRGNAALRQISLDQEDCDYQSNSISSTDILTVVGAVIVGYATCMLQQGFGSSFFSKTQQPSQKQFKGLASNEKHMPILESSKEEPGWPSFGQLIVDLSKLSLEALASTFIQFIPSHFRPSNSKRGLTPLKDRLVMPEDDVPPPLVNRQNAQGHTPLTENRMASQVHTPLTENRMASQVHTPTIAEKYSEMKPPKIKSSSFKDPSMSSKHRSSRRPEYAEFYGSSEIPPYTKSKSQKERPRHRQREKSGEVVMGAVGAEAKPVETRAVDHNNPKFDHYSMRTKYASEETFRFNSQ; encoded by the exons ATGAGAAATcacattttcttcttattcGTTCTCATTGCACTTGCCCCCACTTTCTCTCTCCACTTGCAATCTCACGCCGCTCCTGCAG GGCCGTTGATTAAGCATATTTCTTCACTCATCAAATGGACAAGGTCTACCTCCAAGACACCACACTCAG atgGGAATGTTCTTCAATTTGAAAATGGTTACGTGGTGGAGACTGTTGTGGAAGGAAACGAGATTGGGGTTGTCCCTTACAGGATCCGCGTCTCTGAGGAGGATGGTGAACTCTTTGCTGTTGATGCAATTAACAGCAACATTGTTCGGATAACTCCACCGCTGTCCCAAT ATAGTAGAGGAAGATTGGTGGCTGGGTCATTTCAGGGATACACTGGCCATGTGGATGGAAAACCAAGTGATGCTCGTTTCAATCATCCCAAAGGCATAACTGTGGATGATAAGGGGAATGTTTATGTTGCTGATACTCAGAATCTGGCCATCAGAAAGATTGGAGATGCTG gtGTGACAACCATTGCTGGAGGAAAGTCAAATGTTGCAGGCTACAGGGATGGGCCTAGTGAGGATGCTAAATTCTCAAATGATTTCGATGTGGTATATGTTCGGCCCACCTGTTCCTTGTTGGTCATTGATAGAGGAAATGCTGCTCTTCGACAAATCTCTCTTGACCAGGAGGACTGTGATTATCAGTCTAATTCAATTTCCAGTACAG ATATACTTACAGTTGTTGGTGCTGTTATAGTAGGATATGCTACATGTATGCTTCAGCAGGGATTTGGATCctcttttttctcaaaaacg CAGCAACCATCACAAAAACAGTTCAAAGGGTTAGCAAGCAATGAGAAACACATGCCAATCCTGGAGAGCAGTAAAGAGGAGCCGGGATGGCCGTCTTTCGGACAGCTCATTGTTGATCTTTCTAAGCTTTCCCTTGAAGCATTAGCTAGCACATTCATTCAATTCATACCCTCACATTTCAGACCTAGCAACTCCAAGAGAGGCCTAACACCACTGAAAGATCGTCTTGTGATGCCTGAAGATGATGTGCCGCCTCCATTGGTCAACAGGCAAAATGCTCAAGGACATACTCCTCTTACCGAAAATAGGATGGCATCACAGGTCCATACTCCTCTTACCGAAAATCGGATGGCGTCACAGGTCCATACTCCAACCATAGCTGAGAAATATTCAGAAATGAAGCCCCCAAAGATAAAATCAAGCAGTTTCAAGGACCCCTCTATGTCAAGCAAGCACCGGTCGTCAAGACGACCTGAGTATGCTGAATTCTATGGTTCTTCTGAGATTCCTCCGTACACCAAATCTAAGAGCCAGAAAGAAAGGCCAAGACACAGACAACGAGAAAAGAGTGGAGAAGTCGTTATGGGGGCAGTTGGAGCTGAGGCTAAACCAGTTGAGACAAGGGCTGTTGATCATAATAATCCAAAGTTTGACCATTACAGTATGAGAACTAAGTATGCATCTGAGGAGACCTTCCGATTCAACTCTCAGTAA
- the LOC102663538 gene encoding mulatexin-like, whose amino-acid sequence MSTSRLMLTSLPMSPPPPMPTSSPMLTPLPMPPPPSMPPLLPMPTAPPCPAPVQPFLPPLSGPLPMSVLHMPNFSFARTTISFNKFFNIVPLYGTAMAAYKL is encoded by the coding sequence ATGTCAACTTCGCGGCTCATGCTGACTTCGTTGCCAATGTCGCCGCCGCCGCCCATGCCGACTTCGTCACCCATGCTGACTCCACTACCTATGCCACCTCCGCCGTCCATGCCGCCTCTGCTTCCCATGCCAACTGCGCCTCCATGTCCTGCACCCGTGCAACCATTCCTTCCACCATTGTCGGGTCCACTTCCTATGTCTGTTCTTCATATGCCCAATTTCAGTTTCGCTCGCACCACCATTTCCTTCAACAAGTTCTTCAACATTGTTCCTCTTTATGGGACTGCCATGGCCGCATACAAGCTCTAA
- the LOC100798372 gene encoding uncharacterized protein LOC100798372 has translation MGGGFRVLHLVRPFLSFLPEVQTADRKVPFREKVIYTVISLFIFLVCSQLPLYGIHSTTGADPFYWMRVILASNRGTVMELGITPIVTSGLVMQLLAGSKIIEVDNNVREDRALLNGAQKLLGILIAVGEAVAYVLSGMYGSVGQLGVGNAILIIIQLCFAGIIVICLDELLQKGYGLGSGISLFIATNICENIIWKAFSPTTINSGRGAEFEGAVIALFHLLITRTDKVRALREAFYRQNLPNVTNLLATVLIFLIVIYFQGFRVVLPVRSKNARGQQGSYPIKLFYTSNMPIILQSALVSNLYFISQLLHRKYSGNFFVDLLGKWKESEYGGGQSVPVGGIAYYITAPSSLADMAANPFHALFYLVFMLSACALFSKTWIEVSGSSAKDVAKQLKEQQMVMPGHRESNLQKELNRYIPTAAAFGGICIGALTVLADFMGAIGSGTGILLAVTIIYQYFETFEKERASELGFFGF, from the exons ATGGGAGGTGGATTTAGAGTGCTTCATTTAGTTAGGCCGTTTCTATCGTTTCTTCCTGAAGTTCAAACTGCTGACAGGAAAGTGCCATTTAGAGAGAAGGTCATATACACTGTGatctctcttttcattttcctGGTTTGTAGTCAGCTCCCTCTATATGGGATACACTCAACAACAGGTGCTGATCCATTCTATTGGATGCGAGTTATTCTCGCTTCAAATCGTGGAACTGTCATGGAGCTTGGAATCACTCCCATTGTGACTTCTGGGCTAGTAATGCAACTTCTGGCTGGGTCAAAGATCATTGAAGTGGACAACAATGTACGAGAGGATCGAGCCCTGTT AAACGGGGCACAGAAGCTACTTGGTATTTTGATAGCTGTTGGTGAGGCAGTTGCCTATGTTCTTTCGGGGATGTATGGCAGTGTGGGGCAACTTGGAGTAGGGAATGCCATCCTCATCATCATCCAGCTATGTTTTGCGGGTATAATTGTGATATGTCTAGATGAGCTTCTTCAAAAAGGATATGGTCTGGGGTCTGGAATATCCCTATTCATTGCAACCAATATCTG TGAAAACATTATATGGAAGGCATTTAGTCCAACCACCATTAACAGTGGGCGTGGAGCTGAATTTGAAGGTGCTGTTATTGCTCTGTTCCATTTGTTGATAACTAGAACAGACAAGGTCCGTGCTCTTCGTGAGGCATTTTACCGGCAGAATCTTCCCAATGTGACAAATTTGCTTGCTACTGTCTTGATCTTCCTAATTGTGATATACTTCCAAGGTTTCCGTGTGGTCTTGCCTGTAAGATCAAAGAATGCTCGTGGACAGCAGGGTTCATATCCAATCAAATTGTTTTATACCTCCAACATGCCCATCATTCTTCAGTCTGCCCTTGTTTCCAATCTCTACTTCATCTCCCAG CTGCTCCACCGTAAGTACAGCGGAAACTTCTTCGTAGATCTATTGGGAAAATGGAAGGAATCTGAATATGGAGGTGGTCAGTCTGTTCCTGTTGGTGGCATTGCATACTATATCACTGCACCATCCAG CTTAGCTGATATGGCAGCCAATCCTTTCCATGCTCTGTTCTATCTTGTGTTTATGCTTTCAGCCTGTGCCTTGTTCTCTAAAACATGGATTGAAGTCTCTGGTTCATCTGCTAAAGATGTTGCCAAGCAGCTTAAG GAACAACAAATGGTAATGCCTGGACACCGTGAGTCAAACTTGCAGAAAGAGCTGAACCGATACATTCCCACGGCCGCAGCATTTGGAGGCATCTGTATCGGTGCTCTGACAGTGTTGGCAGACTTCATGGGGGCCATCGGTTCAGGAACCGGAATATTGCTTGCAGTAACAATCATCTATCAGTACTTTGAGACATTTGAGAAGGAGAGAGCTAGTGAGCTTGGCTTCTTCGGTTTCTAA